In the Leptospira limi genome, one interval contains:
- a CDS encoding PAS domain-containing hybrid sensor histidine kinase/response regulator: MATHPSLEIQILSDFEDIVFSIGYPKLEILYTSPSIKILTGYDSEYFLKNKQSWQNFIYKNDRNLIKHALKSIRKNKKFRLRIRILTKDNQIKYIECRGRLIHNPLNDSYRIDGIVTDISDLLPLQNLFADESVDAKHLLFENNIIFNGTQDSMFLIELMETEQFIIRRINLAYEKSTGITQTMIQGKTPIELLGEEVGNVVINNFKRAIQAKKTISYEESFAMPAGKKIWITELTPVEVDGQFKYIVGASKDITEQKLAENALKEYNERYSLILEVSSDGWFDWDLINNTVIYSRRWWLEFGNNEKPENVPIGYWQSLIHPDDVGWVSEFLENILSSQRETFEFTFQMKKRKGNYVHVLSRCYIQRDASGNKIRMLGSNTDLTETKKIEYTLRHAKELAEAANLAKGNFLANMSHEIRTPLNGIIGFTELLLNSPLQEEQKEYLKNIFLSGKSLLELVNQILDFSKIDSGKIEFESISTNLKDLAQSTVDLFQVSAATKGIALQLNIDENLPTYLALDPLRIRQILSNLIGNAIKFTHEGSVNVTIIQKEKIGEIVTIEFEVADTGIGIDMNSKSKLFDTFSQADTSITRKYGGTGLGLSITNELLLKMNSQLDIKSELNVGSKFSFTLKLESKSIGETAKSIFIEKPSTNDEITKIQKPEFQNDILVVEDNELNRKLLSKLLQKKYPNVSLRYAVDGVDALEKFQIKKPDLIIMDLQMPIMDGYTATIEIRKLEKDQIKKTPIVALTAGAFYSVKDSAMESGMDDFLTKPISAAYLYETVEKWLTSGRV; encoded by the coding sequence ATGGCAACTCACCCTTCCCTCGAAATCCAAATATTGTCAGATTTTGAGGATATTGTGTTTTCGATAGGATATCCAAAATTAGAAATTCTTTATACAAGTCCTTCCATTAAGATACTCACAGGTTATGATAGTGAGTATTTTTTAAAAAACAAACAATCGTGGCAAAATTTTATTTATAAGAATGATAGAAACTTAATCAAACACGCGCTAAAATCGATTCGCAAAAATAAGAAATTTCGTCTTAGAATTAGAATTTTAACCAAGGATAATCAAATCAAATACATTGAATGCAGAGGAAGATTAATTCATAATCCATTAAATGATTCGTATCGTATTGATGGAATAGTTACAGATATTTCTGATTTACTTCCGTTACAAAACTTATTCGCAGATGAGTCAGTTGACGCCAAACATCTATTATTCGAAAATAACATCATTTTTAATGGTACTCAAGATTCCATGTTTTTAATTGAATTGATGGAAACTGAACAATTTATCATCCGACGTATCAATTTAGCTTATGAAAAATCAACCGGGATCACACAGACGATGATCCAAGGAAAAACTCCTATTGAACTTTTAGGGGAAGAAGTTGGAAATGTAGTTATCAATAATTTTAAAAGAGCAATCCAAGCTAAAAAAACTATCTCTTACGAAGAGAGTTTTGCGATGCCTGCAGGAAAAAAAATTTGGATCACAGAACTCACACCAGTTGAAGTTGATGGACAATTTAAATATATTGTAGGTGCCAGTAAAGATATTACAGAACAAAAATTAGCTGAAAATGCACTTAAAGAATATAATGAAAGATATTCGCTTATATTAGAGGTTAGCTCCGATGGATGGTTTGACTGGGATCTAATCAATAATACAGTTATTTATTCTAGAAGGTGGTGGTTGGAATTTGGCAATAATGAAAAACCCGAAAATGTTCCAATAGGATATTGGCAAAGTTTGATCCATCCTGACGATGTAGGTTGGGTAAGTGAATTTTTAGAGAATATATTATCCTCACAAAGAGAAACATTTGAATTTACTTTCCAAATGAAAAAACGTAAAGGGAATTACGTTCATGTATTATCTAGATGTTATATCCAAAGAGATGCGTCTGGAAACAAGATACGAATGTTAGGTTCTAATACAGATCTTACAGAAACAAAAAAAATAGAGTATACATTACGTCATGCAAAGGAATTAGCTGAGGCTGCGAATTTAGCGAAGGGTAATTTTTTGGCAAATATGAGTCACGAAATTAGAACTCCGCTAAATGGAATCATTGGTTTTACTGAACTTTTGCTCAATTCTCCACTACAAGAAGAACAAAAAGAATATCTAAAAAATATATTTTTATCAGGAAAAAGTTTATTAGAGTTAGTAAATCAAATTCTTGATTTTTCTAAAATTGACTCTGGCAAAATTGAATTTGAATCCATTAGTACAAATCTGAAGGATTTAGCACAATCAACGGTAGATTTATTTCAAGTTTCGGCAGCTACTAAAGGAATCGCATTACAGTTAAATATCGATGAAAATTTGCCAACCTATCTTGCATTAGATCCATTACGAATACGTCAAATCTTATCTAATTTAATTGGCAATGCTATTAAGTTTACCCATGAAGGTTCCGTGAACGTAACAATCATTCAAAAAGAAAAAATTGGAGAGATTGTAACCATTGAGTTTGAAGTAGCTGATACAGGAATTGGAATCGACATGAATTCTAAATCAAAACTCTTTGACACGTTTTCGCAAGCAGATACATCCATTACAAGAAAGTACGGTGGCACTGGACTTGGATTATCAATTACGAATGAACTATTATTAAAAATGAATTCACAACTCGACATTAAAAGTGAATTAAATGTAGGTAGTAAGTTTAGTTTTACATTGAAATTAGAATCGAAATCCATCGGAGAGACTGCTAAATCTATATTCATTGAAAAACCTTCAACAAACGACGAAATAACCAAAATCCAAAAACCAGAATTTCAGAATGATATCCTAGTTGTAGAAGATAATGAATTGAATCGTAAACTATTATCCAAATTATTACAAAAAAAATACCCTAATGTTAGTTTGCGTTATGCGGTAGATGGAGTAGATGCACTAGAAAAATTTCAAATCAAAAAACCTGATCTTATCATAATGGATTTACAAATGCCAATTATGGACGGATACACTGCCACAATTGAAATTAGAAAATTAGAAAAGGATCAAATCAAAAAAACCCCAATTGTTGCTTTAACAGCAGGGGCGTTTTATTCTGTTAAAGATTCGGCGATGGAATCTGGAATGGATGATTTTTTGACCAAACCAATTTCCGCCGCCTACCTGTATGAAACTGTTGAAAAATGGTTAACTTCAGGCCGCGTGTAA
- the ahpF gene encoding alkyl hydroperoxide reductase subunit F, which translates to MLDESTKQQVKQYFERIKNPITIQLYSGEHEKREELVSFLNDILSLSPLIKLENSNDLSDGLRFSILSNGNPTGIHFSGIPMGYEFTSFILAILQSGGNPIKLEEGILSAVSKLNGEFRFETFISLDCHNCPEVVQTLNSFALVNSNISHNMIDGAMYPDLVKERNIQGVPAVYLNGERFLSGKAEASVIFDKLLELYSVPSAIDSNEEMESPKQIYDVTVIGGGPSGVTAAVYAARKGLNTLVIADRLGGQVKDTLGIENIISIPYTTGPELTHVLADQLDKNQIKKKENVRVQKIEPGQIKIIHLNTGEKIHTKTVILSTGAKWRELNVPGEKEYVGKGVAYCPHCDGPFFKDKDVAVVGGGNSGVEAALDLSGIVKSVTLVEFGDKLNADKVLLDKVASSPNIKTLIKAQTTEIQTGEDKVTGLTYKDRSTEQISTIPLDGVFVQIGLVPNSSFVKDLVATNRFGEILVDEKCKTNVDGIFACGDVTNTPYKQIIIAMGEGAKAAISAFEYLLHAA; encoded by the coding sequence ATGTTAGATGAATCAACAAAACAACAAGTAAAACAATATTTTGAAAGAATTAAAAACCCGATAACAATTCAATTGTATTCTGGTGAACATGAAAAAAGAGAAGAACTTGTTAGTTTTCTAAATGATATTTTGTCATTGAGTCCACTTATAAAACTTGAAAACTCAAATGATTTGTCTGATGGACTCCGGTTTTCCATATTGTCGAACGGTAACCCAACAGGAATCCATTTTTCTGGAATCCCAATGGGCTACGAATTCACATCTTTTATTCTAGCGATCCTACAATCAGGTGGAAATCCGATCAAATTAGAAGAAGGGATTTTGTCCGCCGTTTCGAAGTTAAATGGTGAATTTCGATTTGAAACCTTTATATCTCTAGATTGTCATAATTGTCCAGAGGTTGTGCAAACCTTAAATAGTTTTGCCTTGGTGAACTCTAACATTTCTCACAATATGATTGATGGCGCGATGTATCCAGACTTGGTAAAAGAAAGGAATATCCAAGGAGTACCTGCTGTTTACTTAAATGGGGAACGGTTCCTAAGTGGAAAAGCAGAAGCATCTGTTATCTTTGATAAACTTTTGGAATTATATTCCGTTCCTTCCGCAATTGATTCGAACGAGGAAATGGAAAGTCCAAAACAAATTTATGATGTTACCGTAATTGGCGGTGGCCCATCGGGAGTGACTGCTGCAGTTTACGCAGCAAGAAAAGGATTGAATACCCTTGTCATTGCAGATCGATTGGGTGGGCAAGTAAAGGATACATTGGGTATAGAAAATATCATTTCTATTCCTTATACAACAGGTCCAGAACTAACTCATGTGTTAGCTGATCAGCTTGATAAAAATCAGATTAAGAAAAAAGAAAATGTACGAGTACAAAAGATTGAACCAGGGCAAATCAAAATCATTCATTTGAATACAGGTGAAAAAATCCATACAAAAACAGTTATCCTTTCAACAGGTGCTAAGTGGAGAGAACTGAATGTGCCTGGTGAAAAGGAGTATGTTGGCAAAGGAGTTGCATACTGTCCCCATTGTGATGGTCCATTTTTTAAAGATAAAGATGTGGCTGTTGTTGGTGGTGGTAACTCTGGAGTGGAAGCAGCTCTTGATCTCAGTGGGATTGTAAAATCTGTCACTTTGGTTGAGTTTGGTGATAAATTAAACGCAGACAAAGTATTATTAGATAAAGTGGCTAGCTCGCCCAATATAAAAACTCTAATTAAAGCGCAGACAACAGAAATCCAAACTGGCGAAGATAAAGTGACAGGATTAACCTACAAAGATCGATCGACAGAACAGATTTCTACAATTCCTTTAGATGGTGTATTTGTCCAAATTGGACTTGTACCAAACAGTAGTTTTGTGAAAGATTTAGTTGCTACCAATCGGTTTGGAGAAATTTTGGTCGATGAAAAATGTAAAACCAATGTGGATGGCATATTTGCTTGTGGAGATGTTACCAACACTCCCTACAAACAAATTATCATTGCCATGGGAGAAGGTGCAAAAGCAGCAATTAGTGCTTTTGAGTATCTTTTACACGCGGCCTGA
- the ahpC gene encoding alkyl hydroperoxide reductase subunit C has protein sequence MSNINTQIPDFTTEAFHNGAFKKISKKDVLGKWSVFVFYPADFTFVCPTELGDVADYYEELQKMGVEVYSVSTDTHFVHKAWHEASDTIKKIKFPMLGDASGKITRGFGVMIEDDGQALRGTFVVNPEGVIKTAEIHDLGIGRSAEELVRKVQAAQYVANNDGEVCPAKWKPGNTTLKPGLDLVGKI, from the coding sequence ATGTCCAATATCAACACACAAATTCCAGACTTTACAACGGAAGCTTTTCACAACGGTGCCTTTAAAAAAATTAGTAAAAAAGACGTACTTGGAAAGTGGTCTGTTTTCGTTTTTTATCCAGCAGACTTTACCTTTGTTTGCCCAACTGAACTTGGTGATGTAGCAGATTATTACGAAGAACTTCAAAAGATGGGTGTAGAAGTATATTCTGTTTCAACAGATACTCATTTTGTTCACAAAGCATGGCATGAAGCAAGTGACACAATCAAAAAAATCAAATTCCCAATGTTAGGTGATGCCTCAGGAAAAATCACAAGAGGATTCGGAGTTATGATTGAAGACGATGGTCAAGCACTCAGAGGAACATTCGTAGTGAACCCAGAAGGAGTCATCAAAACTGCTGAGATCCACGATCTTGGAATCGGAAGATCAGCGGAAGAGTTGGTTCGTAAAGTACAAGCTGCTCAATATGTTGCAAACAACGACGGAGAAGTATGTCCTGCAAAGTGGAAACCAGGTAATACAACATTGAAGCCAGGTCTTGACTTGGTAGGAAAAATCTAA
- a CDS encoding hydrogen peroxide-inducible genes activator, producing MTITQLRYIVALDQFKSFAKAAEHCLVAQPTLSLQIQKVEQELGFDLFDRKKNPIITTKLGKEVVEQAKSTLKEADKLFEIAGQWKDEPAGNISLGIIPTVSNYLIPSIYKKLQSEFPKVNFRISELPTLTIIEKLESEEIDLGILATPLKISNIVEHQLYYEPFVVYYPKDAKEKSTSVSMKHIEKYPLLVLGEEHCFRHQSLKICNRNALAKIESGSVETLKRMVDMGIGVTLLPKLAVDKVSERIVPFQTPEPAREISLVYKKGFYKTKILNKLTNLILSVIPKEYHKKEKFKVIGVSIGQD from the coding sequence ATGACAATTACTCAACTTCGATACATAGTAGCTTTAGATCAGTTTAAGAGTTTTGCAAAAGCCGCCGAACATTGTTTAGTTGCTCAGCCTACTTTAAGTTTACAGATCCAAAAAGTAGAACAAGAACTTGGTTTTGATTTATTTGATCGAAAAAAAAATCCTATCATCACAACAAAATTAGGTAAAGAAGTTGTCGAACAAGCAAAATCAACTTTGAAGGAAGCTGACAAATTATTTGAAATTGCTGGTCAATGGAAAGATGAACCCGCAGGGAATATATCACTCGGTATCATACCGACAGTGAGTAATTATTTAATACCATCGATTTATAAAAAGTTACAATCTGAATTTCCGAAAGTTAATTTTCGAATTTCTGAATTACCAACACTTACCATCATTGAAAAATTGGAATCGGAAGAGATTGATTTAGGAATCCTTGCAACTCCACTCAAAATTTCCAATATCGTTGAACACCAACTTTATTATGAACCATTTGTTGTATATTACCCAAAGGATGCAAAAGAGAAATCTACTTCAGTTTCAATGAAGCATATTGAAAAGTATCCATTATTGGTTTTAGGAGAAGAACATTGTTTTCGCCACCAATCTTTGAAGATTTGTAATCGGAATGCTTTAGCAAAAATTGAAAGTGGAAGTGTTGAAACCTTAAAGCGGATGGTGGATATGGGGATTGGAGTTACCTTATTACCAAAATTAGCAGTTGATAAGGTTTCGGAACGAATAGTTCCTTTTCAAACACCTGAACCAGCAAGAGAAATCAGTTTGGTATATAAAAAAGGATTTTATAAAACAAAAATCTTAAATAAACTTACAAATTTAATTCTGAGTGTGATCCCAAAAGAGTACCATAAAAAAGAGAAATTCAAAGTCATTGGGGTGTCCATAGGCCAAGATTAG